One window from the genome of Roseisolibacter agri encodes:
- a CDS encoding N-acyl-D-amino-acid deacylase family protein, with amino-acid sequence MTTRLHTLLACVLASAALGACARRTTATGAPAPGAAYDVVITGGRLVDGTGNPWTYADVGVRGDRIVRVAPRGALANAPAAQRVDARGQVVAPGFIDIQSHSWDALLWRDGRVVGKVAQGVTTEILGEATTPAPVNAAVRALLGDDDPPGDAAAIPRRLREGFGGARGFGAWLDALGRHPNSVNVGSYLGATTVRAYAMGQRQGAADAAALDTMRRVVADAMRDGAFGVSSALIYPPGSFAGTAELIAQAQAMAPYHGTYITHMRSEDDSLFEAMDEAFRIGREGGVPVIIYHLKAAGRRNWPKAPRMVAKIDSARAAGQDVIATMYPYAASGNTLASCFPDWAAADGKLLANLADAAMRARIRAAMTDTAPGAPDYCQRDPGAVMVQGFRKAEWQRLNGLRIPAMAEALGKPWPDAVIDVVLGEENRLSKITFSMDEANVAMQLRRPWVVIGSDAGGQNPDSARGLTHPRAYGTYARVLGKYVRQDSVLTLEDAVRRMSGATAQALGLRDRGLVREGMLADLVVFDPATVSDPATFERPHQLAVGVRHVWVNGVAVWRDGRHTGATPGRVVRGPGWSGNR; translated from the coding sequence ATGACGACCCGACTCCACACCCTGCTCGCCTGCGTCCTCGCGAGCGCCGCGCTGGGCGCCTGCGCGCGCCGCACGACCGCCACCGGCGCTCCCGCGCCCGGCGCCGCGTACGACGTGGTCATCACCGGCGGCCGGCTGGTGGACGGCACCGGCAACCCGTGGACGTACGCCGACGTCGGCGTGCGGGGCGACCGCATCGTGCGCGTCGCGCCGCGCGGCGCCCTCGCCAACGCGCCCGCCGCGCAGCGCGTGGACGCGCGCGGGCAGGTCGTCGCGCCGGGGTTCATCGACATCCAGAGCCACTCGTGGGACGCGCTGCTGTGGCGCGACGGCCGCGTGGTGGGCAAGGTGGCGCAGGGCGTCACGACCGAGATCCTCGGCGAGGCCACGACGCCGGCGCCGGTGAACGCCGCGGTGCGCGCGCTGCTGGGCGACGACGATCCGCCGGGCGACGCGGCCGCCATCCCGCGCCGGCTGCGCGAGGGCTTCGGCGGCGCGCGCGGCTTCGGCGCCTGGCTCGACGCGCTGGGCCGCCACCCCAACAGCGTCAACGTCGGCTCGTACCTGGGCGCGACCACCGTGCGCGCGTACGCGATGGGGCAGCGGCAGGGCGCGGCCGACGCGGCGGCGCTGGACACGATGCGCCGCGTGGTCGCGGACGCGATGCGCGACGGCGCGTTCGGCGTCTCGAGCGCGCTGATCTACCCGCCCGGCAGCTTCGCCGGCACCGCGGAGCTGATCGCGCAGGCGCAGGCGATGGCGCCGTACCACGGCACGTACATCACGCACATGCGCAGCGAGGACGACTCGCTGTTCGAGGCGATGGACGAGGCGTTCCGCATCGGGCGCGAGGGCGGCGTGCCGGTCATCATCTACCACCTGAAGGCGGCCGGGCGGCGCAACTGGCCCAAGGCGCCGCGCATGGTCGCGAAGATCGACTCGGCGCGCGCGGCGGGACAGGACGTCATCGCGACCATGTATCCGTACGCCGCGTCGGGGAACACGCTCGCGTCGTGCTTCCCCGACTGGGCCGCCGCCGACGGCAAGCTGCTCGCGAACCTCGCCGATGCCGCGATGCGCGCGCGCATCCGCGCCGCGATGACGGACACGGCGCCCGGCGCGCCCGACTACTGCCAGCGCGATCCCGGCGCCGTGATGGTGCAGGGCTTCCGGAAGGCGGAGTGGCAGCGCCTCAACGGCCTGCGCATCCCCGCGATGGCCGAGGCGCTCGGCAAGCCGTGGCCGGACGCCGTCATCGACGTCGTGCTGGGCGAGGAGAACCGCCTGAGCAAGATCACGTTCAGCATGGACGAGGCGAACGTCGCGATGCAGCTGCGGCGGCCGTGGGTCGTGATCGGCTCCGACGCCGGCGGCCAGAACCCGGACAGCGCGCGCGGGCTCACGCATCCGCGCGCGTACGGCACCTACGCGCGCGTGCTGGGGAAGTACGTGCGCCAGGACTCGGTGCTGACGCTGGAGGACGCGGTGCGCCGCATGTCCGGCGCGACGGCGCAGGCGCTCGGCCTGCGCGACCGCGGGCTGGTGCGCGAGGGCATGCTCGCGGACCTGGTCGTGTTCGATCCCGCGACGGTGAGCGATCCCGCGACCTTCGAGCGGCCGCACCAGCTGGCCGTCGGCGTGCGGCACGTGTGGGTCAACGGCGTCGCGGTCTGGCGCGACGGGCGGCACACGGGCGCGACGCCGGGGCGGGTGGTGCGGGGGCCGGGGTGGAGCGGGAACCGCTGA
- a CDS encoding anti-sigma regulatory factor encodes MRVVKTETYAVRTDADVVQVRQAVRSWSAELRFTLVDQTKMVTAASELARNAVVYGGGGIARLETLDDGARRGLRVVFEDQGPGIPDIELALRDGFTSGNGLGLGLGGARRLVNDFDVRSTPGQGTSVTITRWA; translated from the coding sequence ATGCGCGTCGTGAAGACTGAGACGTACGCGGTGCGCACGGACGCCGACGTGGTGCAGGTGCGGCAGGCCGTGCGGAGCTGGTCGGCGGAGCTGCGCTTCACGCTGGTGGACCAGACGAAGATGGTGACCGCGGCGAGCGAGCTGGCGCGCAACGCGGTCGTCTACGGCGGCGGCGGCATCGCGCGGCTGGAGACGCTCGACGACGGCGCGCGGCGCGGGCTGCGCGTGGTCTTCGAGGACCAGGGCCCCGGCATCCCCGACATCGAGCTCGCGCTGCGCGACGGCTTCACCAGCGGCAACGGCCTCGGGCTCGGGCTCGGCGGCGCGCGGCGGCTGGTGAACGACTTCGACGTGCGCAGCACGCCCGGCCAGGGCACCTCCGTGACGATCACCCGATGGGCATGA
- a CDS encoding STAS domain-containing protein → MERIPILRMGEFLLVTIQVDMHDRTALALQDDLTSRIADSGARGVLIDISSLDIVDSFIGRMLANIAAMARVLDAATVVTGMRPAVAITLVELGLELPGVRTALNVEKGMALLRRALPPAEVELDEDDAPGAAHAPDAAPPPGGTKGAHARRED, encoded by the coding sequence ATGGAGCGGATCCCGATCCTCCGGATGGGCGAGTTCCTCCTGGTCACCATCCAGGTGGACATGCACGACCGCACGGCGCTCGCGCTGCAGGACGACCTCACCTCGCGCATCGCCGACAGCGGCGCGCGCGGCGTGCTGATCGACATCTCGTCGCTCGACATCGTCGACTCGTTCATCGGCCGCATGCTGGCGAACATCGCGGCGATGGCGCGCGTGCTCGACGCGGCGACCGTGGTCACGGGCATGCGCCCCGCCGTCGCCATCACGCTCGTCGAGCTGGGGCTCGAGCTGCCGGGCGTGCGCACGGCGCTCAACGTCGAGAAGGGGATGGCGCTGCTGCGCCGCGCGCTGCCGCCGGCCGAGGTCGAGCTGGACGAGGACGACGCCCCCGGCGCCGCGCACGCGCCGGACGCCGCGCCGCCGCCGGGCGGCACGAAGGGGGCGCATGCGCGTCGTGAAGACTGA
- a CDS encoding ATP-binding protein, producing MASDFRDDDVAPLLSLELRHDADVVLARQRAREAAALLGFDAQEQTRVATAVSEIARNAFRHAGGGRVELALDGLPRPDGGSAAHGPRLRARVIDAGPGIADVDAVLAGRTATAGAPPGLGILSARRLSDAFEITSAPGAGTRVTLARALPARAAAGLTRARAAAVAADLARRGADDPLQELARQNAELLRLMDAMRRREDEVERLNRELEETNRGVLALYAELDERAKELKRASELKSRFLSNVSHELRTPLTSILNISRLMLDHTPGGLPEEQRRQLGFVRTAAQSLGEIVNDLLDLAKIEAGRVDVRPARVDVAEFLGTLRGMFRAMVASEAVTLTFDEAPRLTLIADEGKLAQVLRNLISNALKYTERGEVRVSVVAGPSDTVAFRVADTGIGIAPEHQERVFEEFSQVEGPHQRRVKGTGLGLSLSRQLARLLGGTLTLESALGVGSTFTLTIPREDTRPGAPADALPGLPVVGVEPVLSTGEVAR from the coding sequence ATGGCCTCCGACTTCCGCGACGACGACGTCGCGCCCCTCCTGAGCCTCGAGCTGCGCCACGACGCCGACGTCGTGCTGGCGCGGCAGCGTGCCCGCGAGGCCGCGGCGCTCCTCGGCTTCGACGCCCAGGAGCAGACCCGGGTCGCGACCGCGGTGAGCGAGATCGCGCGCAACGCGTTCCGCCACGCCGGCGGCGGGCGCGTGGAGCTCGCGCTCGACGGGCTGCCACGGCCGGACGGTGGCAGCGCGGCGCACGGGCCGCGGCTGCGCGCGCGCGTGATCGACGCGGGGCCCGGCATCGCCGACGTCGACGCGGTGCTGGCCGGTCGCACCGCGACAGCGGGCGCGCCACCCGGCCTCGGCATCCTCTCCGCGCGGCGCCTGAGCGACGCGTTCGAGATCACGAGCGCGCCGGGCGCCGGCACGCGCGTCACGCTGGCGCGCGCGCTCCCCGCCCGCGCGGCGGCCGGCCTCACGCGCGCGCGCGCCGCCGCGGTGGCCGCGGACCTCGCGCGCCGCGGCGCCGACGACCCGCTGCAGGAGCTCGCGCGCCAGAACGCCGAGCTGCTGCGGCTGATGGACGCGATGCGCCGGCGCGAGGACGAGGTCGAGCGGCTGAACCGCGAGCTGGAGGAGACCAACCGCGGCGTGCTCGCGCTGTACGCGGAGCTGGACGAGCGGGCGAAGGAGCTGAAGCGCGCGTCGGAGCTGAAGTCGCGCTTCCTCTCCAACGTCAGCCACGAGCTGCGCACACCGCTGACGTCGATCCTGAACATCTCGCGGCTGATGCTCGACCACACGCCCGGCGGGCTGCCCGAGGAGCAGCGGCGCCAGCTGGGCTTCGTGCGCACCGCGGCGCAGTCGCTGGGCGAGATCGTCAACGACCTGCTCGACCTGGCGAAGATCGAGGCCGGCCGCGTGGACGTGCGCCCCGCGCGCGTGGACGTCGCGGAGTTCCTCGGCACGCTGCGCGGGATGTTCCGCGCGATGGTCGCGAGCGAGGCCGTGACGCTGACGTTCGACGAGGCGCCGCGCCTGACGCTGATCGCCGACGAGGGGAAGCTCGCGCAGGTGCTGCGCAACCTCATATCGAACGCGCTCAAGTACACGGAGCGCGGCGAGGTGCGCGTCTCGGTCGTCGCGGGGCCGTCCGACACGGTGGCGTTCCGCGTCGCGGACACGGGCATCGGCATCGCGCCCGAGCACCAGGAGCGCGTGTTCGAGGAGTTCTCGCAGGTCGAGGGCCCGCACCAGCGCCGCGTGAAGGGCACGGGCCTCGGCCTCTCGCTGTCGCGGCAGCTCGCGCGGCTGCTCGGCGGCACGCTGACGCTGGAGAGCGCGCTCGGCGTCGGGTCGACGTTCACGCTCACCATCCCGCGTGAGGACACGCGGCCGGGCGCGCCGGCCGACGCGCTGCCGGGGCTGCCCGTCGTCGGCGTGGAGCCGGTGCTGAGCACCGGCGAGGTCGCGCGATGA
- a CDS encoding SpoIIE family protein phosphatase gives MSPATVVLESRTGVLAPVLVPIDHASRVGEARRAVAALAAALGLDEVAQGRAALIATEAAGNLAKHARDGVLLAQAVGPADAPLLELLAIDRGPGMADPARCLRDGFSTAGTPGTGLGAIQRTADLFDLDSHPGRGTVLLAHVRNGGGGRPAPPSNTLLQVGAICLPIAGERACGDAWMVLDDGGRAVVLVVDGLGHGEHAAVAAGAALDATRAAGLPRDGVAAYGPAATLALLHAALRPTRGAAVGLGLVDGTSGTVRFGGVGNVAAAVMPDVSAPDRTRGLVSQNGIVGHQARTASEVAERCPPGALLMLASDGVRPQWRLDALPGLARRHPSVIAATLWRDLARGRDDATVLVTRVVGTAGAPPAAPPFA, from the coding sequence GTGAGCCCCGCGACCGTCGTGCTGGAGTCGCGCACGGGCGTACTCGCGCCCGTGCTGGTGCCCATCGACCACGCGTCGCGCGTCGGCGAGGCGCGGCGCGCGGTGGCGGCGCTCGCCGCCGCGCTCGGCCTCGACGAGGTCGCGCAGGGGCGCGCCGCGCTGATTGCCACCGAGGCCGCCGGCAACCTCGCCAAGCACGCGCGCGACGGCGTGCTGCTGGCGCAGGCCGTCGGCCCGGCCGACGCGCCGCTGCTGGAGCTGCTGGCGATCGACCGCGGCCCGGGCATGGCCGACCCCGCGCGCTGCCTGCGCGACGGCTTCTCGACCGCGGGCACGCCGGGCACGGGGCTGGGCGCGATCCAGCGCACGGCCGACCTGTTCGACCTCGACTCGCACCCGGGGCGCGGCACCGTGCTGCTGGCGCACGTGCGCAACGGCGGCGGTGGCCGGCCCGCGCCGCCGTCGAACACGCTGCTGCAGGTCGGCGCGATCTGTCTGCCGATCGCCGGCGAGCGCGCCTGCGGCGACGCCTGGATGGTGCTCGACGACGGCGGGCGCGCGGTGGTGCTGGTGGTGGACGGACTGGGCCACGGCGAGCACGCCGCGGTGGCGGCCGGCGCGGCGCTGGACGCGACGCGCGCCGCCGGCCTGCCGCGCGACGGCGTGGCGGCCTACGGACCGGCCGCCACGCTCGCGCTGCTGCACGCCGCGCTGCGCCCCACCCGCGGCGCGGCCGTCGGCCTGGGCCTCGTCGACGGCACGAGCGGCACGGTCCGCTTCGGCGGCGTGGGCAACGTCGCCGCGGCCGTCATGCCGGACGTGAGCGCGCCCGACCGCACGCGCGGGCTGGTGTCGCAGAACGGCATCGTCGGGCACCAGGCGCGCACAGCCAGCGAGGTGGCCGAGCGGTGCCCGCCGGGCGCGCTGCTGATGCTGGCGTCCGACGGCGTGCGGCCGCAGTGGCGGCTGGACGCGCTGCCGGGCCTCGCGCGCCGCCACCCGTCCGTCATCGCGGCGACGTTGTGGCGCGACCTTGCGCGCGGCCGCGACGACGCCACCGTTCTCGTGACGCGCGTCGTCGGCACCGCCGGCGCCCCTCCGGCCGCGCCGCCGTTCGCCTGA
- a CDS encoding STAS domain-containing protein produces the protein MTASRIAAILEQHDAQILSEWLREQASAGGRGAALIGEGERQAQSRELLEAIRQGLPAGVEAIDHAPAWAAARDFVAGISRSRAAQGFTPSETATFIFSLKRPLFDQLRTAHAGDAQALADDVWRISAMLDRLGLLSMEHFQRGREDVIQRQQADMLELSTPVVKLWDGILALPMIGTLDSHRTQIVMETLLQRIVETGAEIAIIDITGVPTVDTLTAQHLLKTVTAARLMGADCIISGIRPQIAQTIVHLGVDLQDVSTKASLADAFRVALDRSGLTIKRVAR, from the coding sequence ATGACCGCCTCGCGCATCGCCGCCATCCTCGAGCAGCACGACGCCCAGATCCTCAGCGAGTGGCTGCGCGAGCAGGCGAGCGCCGGGGGCCGTGGCGCCGCCCTCATCGGCGAGGGGGAGCGCCAGGCGCAGAGCCGCGAGCTCCTCGAGGCCATCCGCCAGGGCCTCCCGGCCGGCGTCGAGGCGATCGACCACGCGCCCGCGTGGGCCGCCGCCCGCGACTTCGTCGCCGGCATCTCGCGCTCGCGCGCCGCGCAGGGCTTCACCCCCAGCGAGACGGCGACCTTCATCTTCTCGCTCAAGCGCCCGCTGTTCGACCAGCTGCGCACCGCCCACGCCGGCGACGCGCAGGCGCTGGCCGACGACGTGTGGCGCATCAGCGCGATGCTCGACCGCCTGGGCCTCCTCTCGATGGAGCACTTCCAGCGCGGCCGCGAGGACGTCATCCAGCGCCAGCAGGCCGACATGCTGGAGCTCTCGACGCCGGTCGTGAAGCTGTGGGACGGCATCCTCGCCCTGCCGATGATCGGCACCCTCGACAGCCACCGCACGCAGATCGTCATGGAGACGCTGCTGCAGCGCATCGTCGAGACGGGGGCCGAGATCGCGATCATCGACATCACCGGCGTGCCGACCGTGGACACGCTGACCGCGCAGCACCTGCTGAAGACCGTCACCGCCGCCCGTCTCATGGGCGCCGACTGCATCATCAGCGGCATCCGCCCGCAGATCGCGCAGACGATCGTGCACCTCGGCGTCGACCTGCAGGACGTCAGCACCAAGGCATCGCTCGCCGACGCCTTCCGCGTGGCGCTCGACCGCTCGGGGCTGACGATCAAGCGCGTCGCGCGCTGA
- a CDS encoding ATP-binding response regulator, translated as MTTPAQDSAQTSAPAPARRTVLVVDDNEANRYAVTYWLRDAGYETMEAGSGAEALSAAERRPDLVVLDIRLPDTTGFEVARRLREDPQTASIPILHLSASFTTSEWRTHGLEQGAEAYLTHPVEPREFVATVRSILRVRDAEERLRAAAAEAQRARRDAETAAARANALQATTAAVAAALSTVEVAAAAVAQARLHTGAAAALLATDPGATDGAATDAVPAAPLLQATSGWSSTTRWLSDVAALLRGEPLVLERPDAIAARLPHAAGMLAAARVQALVAVPMGAADAPTHATPAAQQIPSDLAPAAHLLVLLWTEPSQCDVALVSAMAGPIAQALERARLYEVATQARAAAESANRTKAQFLATMSHELRTPLNAILGYGDLMMLGVDGPVTEAQQGRLQRIRTATHHLLALINDVLDLSKVESGRLLLVRERADAHEAIAAAVALVEPQAAARQLRLETAPAGPVAFIGDVHRVGQILANVLANAVRFTEPGGVISLACEADAAPPESLALLSTSGEHRASGGRAWTAIRVHDTGIGIAPEHLERIFEDYVQVDAGHTRRAGGTGLGLAISRRLARLMDGDLTVESTPGEGSTFTLWLPADGPPGDRPELPPPDPARTVRGLIEVSDVLLRALPEIARRYAARMRDDPAMPMARTVSAEELMDHTSTLLTDIAQSLGAIEDAGGRPSALEAIGSDIQRVIAEQHALRRAQLGWTPAAFAREWVILDEEVERAVRAAVPPDTGLPIDAGLRLVRERVERARDIGHAVLAAG; from the coding sequence ATGACGACGCCGGCGCAGGACTCCGCGCAGACTTCGGCGCCGGCGCCGGCGCGCCGCACGGTGCTCGTGGTCGACGACAACGAGGCGAACCGCTACGCCGTCACGTACTGGCTGCGCGACGCGGGCTACGAGACGATGGAGGCGGGATCGGGCGCGGAGGCGCTGAGCGCCGCCGAGCGCCGGCCCGATCTCGTGGTGCTCGACATCCGCCTGCCCGACACGACGGGCTTCGAGGTCGCGCGCCGGCTGCGCGAGGACCCGCAGACGGCGTCGATCCCGATCCTGCACCTGTCGGCGAGCTTCACCACCAGCGAGTGGCGCACGCACGGCCTGGAGCAGGGCGCGGAGGCGTACCTCACGCATCCGGTGGAGCCGCGCGAGTTCGTCGCCACCGTGCGCTCGATCCTGCGCGTGCGCGACGCCGAGGAGCGGCTGCGCGCGGCGGCCGCGGAGGCGCAGCGCGCGCGACGCGACGCGGAGACGGCCGCGGCGCGCGCGAACGCCCTGCAGGCGACCACCGCGGCGGTCGCGGCCGCGCTGTCGACGGTCGAGGTGGCGGCGGCGGCGGTCGCGCAGGCGCGCCTGCACACGGGCGCCGCGGCCGCGCTGCTGGCCACCGATCCCGGAGCGACCGACGGCGCGGCGACGGACGCCGTGCCCGCGGCGCCGCTGCTGCAGGCGACCAGCGGCTGGAGCAGCACGACGCGCTGGCTGTCGGACGTGGCGGCGCTGCTGCGCGGCGAGCCGCTGGTGCTGGAGCGGCCCGACGCGATCGCGGCGCGCCTGCCGCATGCCGCCGGGATGCTCGCGGCGGCCCGCGTGCAGGCGCTCGTCGCCGTCCCCATGGGCGCGGCCGACGCGCCCACGCACGCCACGCCCGCCGCGCAGCAGATCCCGTCCGACCTCGCGCCGGCCGCGCACCTGCTGGTGCTGCTGTGGACCGAGCCGTCGCAGTGCGACGTCGCGCTGGTGTCGGCGATGGCGGGCCCGATCGCGCAGGCGCTGGAGCGCGCGCGCCTGTACGAGGTGGCGACGCAGGCGCGCGCCGCCGCCGAGTCGGCGAACCGCACGAAGGCGCAGTTCCTCGCCACGATGTCGCACGAGCTGCGCACGCCGCTCAACGCGATCCTCGGCTACGGCGACCTGATGATGCTCGGCGTGGACGGTCCGGTGACCGAGGCGCAGCAGGGCCGCCTGCAGCGCATCCGCACGGCGACGCACCACCTGCTGGCGCTCATCAACGACGTGCTCGACCTGAGCAAGGTGGAGAGCGGGCGGCTGCTGCTGGTGCGCGAGCGCGCCGACGCGCACGAGGCGATCGCCGCGGCGGTGGCGCTGGTGGAGCCGCAGGCGGCCGCGCGCCAGCTGCGCCTGGAGACCGCGCCGGCGGGCCCCGTCGCGTTCATCGGCGACGTGCATCGCGTCGGGCAGATCCTCGCCAACGTGCTGGCGAACGCGGTGCGCTTCACGGAGCCGGGCGGCGTCATCTCGCTCGCGTGCGAGGCCGACGCGGCGCCGCCGGAGTCGCTGGCGCTCCTGAGCACGAGCGGCGAGCATCGCGCGTCGGGTGGACGGGCGTGGACCGCGATCCGCGTGCACGACACGGGCATCGGCATCGCGCCGGAGCACCTGGAGCGGATCTTCGAGGACTACGTGCAGGTGGACGCCGGCCACACGCGCCGCGCGGGCGGCACGGGGCTGGGGCTCGCGATCAGCCGCCGGCTGGCGCGGCTGATGGACGGCGACCTGACGGTGGAGAGCACGCCGGGCGAGGGCTCGACGTTCACGCTCTGGCTGCCCGCCGACGGGCCGCCGGGCGATCGCCCCGAGCTGCCGCCGCCCGATCCGGCGCGCACGGTGCGCGGGCTGATCGAGGTCAGCGACGTGCTGCTGCGCGCGCTGCCCGAGATCGCGCGCCGCTACGCCGCCCGCATGCGCGACGATCCGGCGATGCCGATGGCGCGCACCGTCAGCGCCGAGGAGCTGATGGACCACACCAGCACCCTGCTCACCGACATCGCGCAGTCGCTCGGCGCGATCGAGGACGCGGGCGGCCGGCCGTCGGCGCTGGAGGCGATCGGGAGCGACATCCAGCGGGTGATCGCCGAGCAGCACGCGCTGCGGCGCGCGCAGCTCGGGTGGACGCCGGCCGCGTTCGCGCGCGAGTGGGTGATCCTCGACGAGGAGGTCGAGCGCGCGGTGCGCGCCGCGGTGCCGCCGGACACCGGGCTGCCGATCGACGCCGGGCTGCGGCTCGTGCGCGAGCGCGTCGAGCGGGCGCGGGACATCGGGCACGCGGTGCTGGCGGCGGGCTGA